The genomic segment GACGTCGTAGGTGACGGCGAGGCGGGTCATGGCGCCCCCGGAATATGGCAGGGCCCTACGGTGTCGGGGATGGACGAGCTCCCCGACTGGGACGACGGCACGGTGGCGATCCTCTCCACCGGCGGCGGCGCGCCCCACGCGATCCCCGTGTCGACCGCGGTGCGCTCGGGCCCGCGGACGATCCTGCTCGCGCTGGCCCTGCGCCGCGAGTCGCTGGCGCGCCTGCGCGAGGATCCGCGCGCGGCCCTCACGGTCCTGTCCCGCGACGTCGCGTGCACGGCGCACGGCGTCGCCGTGGTCGCCGAGGAGCCGCTGGAGGAGTCCGGGCGCGTCGCGGCGATCCGGCTCGAGGTCCACGAGGTCCAGGACCACCGCCAGCCGCGATTCGCGATGCACGAGGGCGTGCGGTGGAGCTGGATCGACGAGGAGGCGCGGATCCGGGACGCCGAGATCCGGGCCGCCCTGCGCCGGGTCGCGATCGGCACGACGCGCAGCGTCAAGCCCCCATCGCCACGATCGTCGCTGCGGTGACGCCTGCCCCGCGGCGCGCGCGCCGCTCTGGTCGGCGACGGTCGTGGCCGTGAAGCCCGCCGGCCTGAGCACCAGCTGCTTGGCGAAGCCCTCGGCGACGATCGCGGGAGGAGTTGCTCCGCGTGCTCTCGGCACCGACGACGCGGTCGAGGTCGCCGACAACTCCGCCGGGCTCATGGGCGCGATCCTCAACACCAAGCCGGGCATGGGCCGGCCCGACGGCAGCGGCGTGCGCCGGTACGTCATGAGCATGGACGGCGTGCTCCCGGCACGCGCCGGCTGACGGACGCGCCGTGCGAGGATCGGGGGATGCCCACCCGTTCCCGTGAGATCCAGCTCGCCGCCCGCCCGCACGGCGAGCCCAAGGAGAGCGACTTCCGCCTGGTCGAGGTCGAGGTGCCCGACCCGGGGCCCGGGGAGATCCTCATCCGCAACACGTGGATGTCGGTCGACCCGTACATGCGCGGGCGGATGAGCGACCGCAAGTCCTACGTGCCGCCGTTCGCGGTCGGGGCGCCGCTGGAGGGGGGCGCGGTCGGCGAGGTCGTCGCCTCGGAGTCCGAGGACCGGCAGGTGGGCGACACGGTGACCCACCAGCTCGGCTGGCGCGAGTACGTGGTGATGCCCGCCGCCCACACGCGCAAGGTCGACGTGGACGGCA from the Baekduia soli genome contains:
- a CDS encoding pyridoxamine 5'-phosphate oxidase family protein produces the protein MDELPDWDDGTVAILSTGGGAPHAIPVSTAVRSGPRTILLALALRRESLARLREDPRAALTVLSRDVACTAHGVAVVAEEPLEESGRVAAIRLEVHEVQDHRQPRFAMHEGVRWSWIDEEARIRDAEIRAALRRVAIGTTRSVKPPSPRSSLR